A genomic window from Megalobrama amblycephala isolate DHTTF-2021 linkage group LG2, ASM1881202v1, whole genome shotgun sequence includes:
- the npm2b gene encoding nucleoplasmin-2b, protein MSKTEKPLSTLWGCELNDSNKEESFKTDDTNHQHQLALRTMCLGHTAKDEFNIVELVTGEGNSSAKAVPIATLHAKSMPTVNLSGLDLHPPVTFRLKHGSGPVYVGAEHVALEEYSDEEELDEEMDEEVEEEEEDIEESPVKKVTKNGAGKRKKPEKGEDEEVSDGENPPKKGKGRGRKAQAAKV, encoded by the exons ATGAGCAAAACAGAGAAACCTTTATCCACGCTTTGGG GATGTGAACTCAACGATTCTAATAAAGAAGAGTCCTTCAAGACGGATGATACGAACCATCAACACCAGCTGGCGCTGAGAACG ATGTGTCTGGGTCACACAGCCAAAGACGAGTTTAATATTGTCGAGTTGGTCACTGGTGAGGGAAACAGCAGCGCGAAAGCTGTTCCTATCGCAACACTACATGCTAAATCCATGCCTACG GTCAACCTCTCTGGCTTGGATCTTCATCCACCTGTGACCTTTCGCCTGAAGCATGGCTCTGGGCCGGTGTATGTTGGAGCAGAACATGTGGCTT TGGAAGAGTACTCTGATGAAGAAGAGCTGGATGAAGAGATGGATGAGGAGgtagaagaagaggaggaagataTTGAAGAATCACCTGTTAAGAAAGTCACAAAAAATGGTGCTGGCAAA agaaagaaGCCAGAAAAGGGAGAAGATGA GGAAGTCTCAGATGGTGAAAATCCACCTAAAAAG GGTAAAGGAAGGGGACGGAAGGCGCAAGCCGCAAAGGTGTGA